The Dreissena polymorpha isolate Duluth1 chromosome 2, UMN_Dpol_1.0, whole genome shotgun sequence nucleotide sequence GTGGCTACAGACAGTACGTTGAACCAAACTTTTTGATTTTAAATGGTTTAAATGGATGTACATATAAATGCTTGTTTTCAATTTGTGTTAATTAGGTTCGTATTTAGCTCAACTATTCTATTTGATGAATAGGAGGGCTATTGCActcaccttggcatcggcgtccATATCCTCGTTAACATGAAAATgttaagttaaattttaaaagtatttcaaactcaaatacTTTCAATGTTCAATGAGCGTGGGCATTTCTTGATCTTCTTCAATAGCCAATTTAAAAGATTTGTAcagtgtaaatattttgttttaactgtatttttcatcaatctgttTTATAAACACTGCTTATTCTCTTGTAGGTTCTTTTCTTTTTCTTGTATTTCAGATTATTACATATGAGCGGTTTGTGTGGACATGTTAAGGCAAGGTGGGACTCCCACAATACTTGCCTGGCATGTACACATTGTACATTTGAAAACAATGTGCTGTTTGAAGCTCATGGGATGATGACACTTGGCAAAAAGTGAATTTGCtctgtgctgctgtcttgggAAGGATACTCATTAGTGGCTTTTTGAACGTTTTTTTCCCCCTTACATAAGAATAAATCACTAATTTCCATCAGCATGGCTTCTTAAATGCTTTTTTGGGGGCGGAAAAGACAAACCGTAAAGGAAGATGTGGATAATTTCAGTTGATTTTCTAGGTATTGTATTTTTCCAGACTAAAATCATCATAATCTTGACATCTAAATGTTTCCCAAGGTACCTGTATTTCATGGCAATCCAGCCGAATAGAGGGGTTTAATtagcctcttatgacacttcttgttATTTGCCCCTATGCTATGTAAATGCAGTACTAATTTTACAACAAGAGgccctgaaaggcccaaagttgatCACccgagattcaaaggaactgacatgttcagtgcagcccaagatgtcattagaacaataaattgttctaaccaactttcatgaataatGAACACCCTGGCCACCATGTATTTCAACAGAGCGAAACCATATTCgtactgatccaagatatcattaaaacaaaaatattctgaccaagtttcatgaaaattggacaataaatgtgactttaagagtgtttttacaaaagccatataaggaaaaatgcaccacCACCTGGTGGTCATATTACTCaaaccaactggaacaatttttgaactcgttcaagatattattgggacaaatcttctgaccaagtttcatgaagatcagacaataaatgtggtgtGACtggcttctaaagtgttaacaagggacaaaattgtcacaaaaccaggttttcattgtgaaaaaaaaatctgaacttttgaaatgaacaaacaaaattaaccccctttgtaagtttgtttttaaaaaaaatctatttatagtcgtggcgaccttgacattggagatattgatgtgattctttcgtgcgacacaccgtcccatgatggtgaacaaatgtgccaaatgattttaaaatctcacaatgaatgacatagttatggccaggacaagctcatttatggccatttttgacctttgaactcaaagtgtgaccttgaccttggagatatcgacgtaattatttcgcgcgacacaccgtccaatgatggtgaacaaatgtgccaaatgattttaaaatctgacaatgaacgacatagttatggcccggacaagcttgttccgcccgcccgccagccagccagcccgcccgcattcgccaatctaataaccagttttttccttcggaaaacctggttaacaaagttttactaaagcaataaagccgaataaggaaagatgccctgccccctggtgcccatgCTTTTCTACCAACCTGAACTATTTTTCCACTCATCCATGTCTTTCaaccaactgaaaccattttgaactcatccaagataacattaggacaaatcttctgaccaagtttcatgaagatctgacaataaatgtggcctctagagtgttaacaaggtttcacttaaGCCAAATAAGGTAAAATTCCCCGCCACCTGGTtgaaatgtttttcaagcaaccagaaccattttcaaagttgTCAAAAATATAATTGGGACTTaagttctgaccatgtttcatgatgatcggaaaataaatgtggcctctagagggaTAACAAGGTATTACTACctccatataagaaaaaaatgccccatcccccctggcggccatttatcaacaaactggcatcattttcaaattcgtacaagatataattgggatgaatcttctgacaaagtttcatgacgatcggacaataaatatggcctatagtgttaacaaggttttacttaagccatatataaccaaagggggaaaaatgccccaccatgtttttcaagaaaacgtaaccattttcgaactcatccaaaatagcattgagaccaatcttctgaccaaagttcacgaagattggaaataaatgtggcctctggagtgttaacaaggcaaatgttgaccccgcacaacggacaaaaggccatCAAACAAGCTCACGATGAGtatattgtgctcaggtgagcttaaaaacaCTTCATTATAGTCCTATAGTCAAAGGGAGGTCCTTACATTTTAAGACTGTAATACACCTTCCCCGAGTCCCCTATTCTTATTATCACTACCCCGTAGACCCCCATAACGTTTTAATCAGCAAAATAATCAGCAGGGGCTGCTAAAATGTCCTCAATGTTTTACTTTTCACTTCACCTCACATAAAAGAATGTTAACTAGACCCTGGTTGTTGTAAGATGCAAGAACAGTTGATGAAGATGGCGAATGTCTATATGCTTTTCATCTCCAGTCCGAACATGAACAAAACATGTGGTAGAGATTGGTTCAATTCCAGTGAAGATTATCGTAGACAGTGGCTCGACTGCAAATTTGATAGATCAAGACACTTGGAACAACTTGAAAAGGAATGAAGTTCAGTGTGTGAAAAGTAAGAAAACCACAAAGAAACTGTACCCATATGGTAGCACAAAACCATTAGATTTGATTGGAGAGATTCAAAGTGATGTGTCAATCAAAGGaacaaaaaaagtatattatagTAAGACTACCAATATTGAAAGACAGAACAGAACAAAAGGagaataaatacaaattatttatatctTATGGAGTGCAATCTAATAATAATTTCCAATTTGTTTGATTTAGCATAAATACAGTAGAAACCCTCTAAAAAATAGTTTGATCCCATTTTCCCCTATAAAACCATGCATAAAATGTCTCCTTAAGACTGGCATACCTTCAATTCCCAATACCGGTAATTCTTTTGATCTAAATAGGGTCATTCCATACGAAATTGAACCTCtataaaccggtcaggaccggtttatcaCACCTCAGACCTACAGTCAAAAACTTGTGAAAACCAAAAACGTGACATCAATAAAGGTGGTTGAAAATTTTGCAAACTGTAAAGATcgcaaaacaattttaaaagacTTGGCCTGGGATGTACGATCAAAAGAAGTTATAATACTGATAATAATTActgaaaacaaatttaaggttcttcagtgtgttttgtttttgatataggATGTCGTGCTAAATTTTAATTAGCttgatgtgatttattttgttttgattattacaattgctaataaAGTGTCAttaaatggtgatttgcagagtccttgaagcagttgcatttggatttttatttagattttcaaattggcaaataagataactaagacaaaaaaatgtttgaacCTCCATCTAAGCAAAAGTGCGTGGAAttgtctctagaagacaaaatcaaactgATCAAAGAGTAAGAGATGTTGCCTGTACGTTCACTtaagatgctgtcagagaaatatggggtagAAAAGTAAACGATCGCGGATATCATGCAAAAAAGTCTGTGTACATGTCTAATTGGGAAAACAATGTTTCACCCAACAAGTCGGTTTAAAAATGAGATAAAATTTGAAAGTTTCAACAAACTTGTATGGGACTGGTTCTGTATTGTAAGGGCTAATTAATTGACTATTTCTAGTCCGATCATACAGGGAAAGGCAGTGAGCTTTGCAAAGGAACTTGGACTTTAAAGTAACTTTAAAGCGTCTAATGTATGCATGTGTCGATTTCCCCTCTAAATCTGAATCCTCTTTAAAAACAGAATTTTCTATTGGTCCCCTGGGTGTCCGGTtcagaggggttccactgtatatgtttagcaatattgtggagctttttttaatttgttgaacagatataaatacaatgtagtaaataatttgattgttttaattaCTTGAAGAGAAAAGCTACGCTgaaaagatattttattgtgccATGATTATCGAAATGCATGTTATATAATTCATGTAGTCCAGTccaatgattttaaacaaaagcagacatgtacatttgtacAATAACTTAATTTTTCTTGATCCAGTTAGCCTAGCCAATAAAAGCTGTCTCAAGACTTGCCTATTCTTCTTCTATAATTGTGTAGATTtatgtattcaaaataatatgGTCTATTTCTAAATAATAGACCTGTTTATTGTTGGGCCACTCTGCTGGGCTTGTTTGGTCAGTTTCCTTATTGTTGCTGTTTtgtaacaaaattttaaaatagccaactatacaaaataaaatttctttctcACCGTTATCTACACAAGCAAAAGGTTGTAATGTGGCAATTCAGGGCAGCTGGGCAAGGGATTCGGGCCTAGAGAGTGGCAACAGCCCAGGAACGTCCCCCGagattaaaaaacaagaaaaaggcTGATTATGTTGGCCTAGATACCCCACAGTCTAGGAAGCGGAGGAAGGGGGCAAACAAAAAACCCAGGGAGGAGGAGAACATTGAAGTAGTGAAAGATCAGGTATCATTAAACCCAGGCCCTAATGAGCCTCAAAACGAGGTTTCCCTGCTAAAAAACGAAAATTCAAGATTAAGAAAGCTTCTGACAGAGACCTTGAAAAGCTGGGGATGCTTCATTGATGATGTCCAGAGTGGCGCACTGGTGTGCACGGGAGCGGCTAAGGAGATGTCTTCCATGCACAAAAAACTCCAGGCAGAATCAATGAGTGTATCCATACCTATCAGAGGGCCACACTCTGggccacacataatgcagcctcagattCGGAAGGACCACATTACACATGACTTTATACATTGAAACTGGAAAAGCACTGTCCATCAGTAAAACCACACCAGAAGCCCAGCCAAAATCTACCTGGCCCCAGCCAACAATCCCACCAGATGCCTTCCACCCAAATGTCGGACCAGCTGCCTCCCACCCAACAGCCCAGCCAGCTGCCTCCCACAGGCAACCGGAAAAGACGCCGTCCATCAGGAGAACCACACAACCAGCCCAGCCAAAACCTACCTGGCCTCAGCCAACAACCCCACCAGCTGCCTTCCACCCAAATGTCGACCAGCTGCCTCCCACCCAACAGCCCGGCCAGCTGCCTTCCACTTCCAGCCATCAACCCAGCCAGTTGTCTCCAAACTAACAGCCTGGCCAGTAACCTCCCAACCAGCTGCCTCACAGCCATCAACCGGACCAGCTGCCTCATAGCCACCAACAGGACCAGCTGCCTCACAGCCACCAACCAGACCAGCTGCCTCACAGCCACCAACTGGACCAGCTGCCTCACAGCCACCAACCGGACCAGCTGCCTCACAGCCACCAACCGGACCAGCTGCCTCACAGCCACCAACCGGACCAGGTGCCTCACAGCCACCAACCGGACCAGCTGCCTCACAGCCACCAACCGGACCAGCTGCCTCACAGCCACCAACTGGACCAGCTGCCTCTCTGCCAACAACCAGGCCACCAGATGCAGCCTATACGACAGCCTGCAGCAAGCCAGCCAGATATGGCTGTTCAATCGGGTAATAGTTTTAATGAGCATAATTTTTATCCATTGAATGCTTCCTAGTTTTCAGTCTGCTTTAGGGGATGCTTTAGGGGATCATGTTCCTCAGTCAATTAAGGAAATATAATATCAGGCCAATATGTAGATCTGGCAAGTTTGTTGGAGGCCCCTGAAGTTCCAGAAGATATAGGAAAGCATTTGATTTTGAGCAATGCGGGTGAATTGGTGGTAAAGCCAAATATGAATTAAGGTATTATCCGGGTATttgcggaaaactacgaatattctataaatacgctatgaaaaaCTATATGTAGGACTCGCAGGgccttctttgcgattggccgtggacagacatttcacaattttgacacggccaattcacaaacctgacatggcTGTGAGTATTTACAAAAACGGTAAAgaagtatgccaaatatgaaagcaatatgtcaagggacataggaaatatttggggttgtatgcaaactttaacatttgcatgctaacgctaacgccaacgccggggtgagtaggatagctccactatatatatttcatatataatagtcgagctaaaaaccgcAAAATAATCCTGATTTATTGAAATTTGGGAtaacagtgaagaaacaaaagctttctacagaaggttaagttttgaaaacatttatgtattaacagtcctcccaaatccaccaaatgatgttattaacgatataaaatcagcaatatttaatttcatatgggacggtaagcctgacaaaataaaacgaaatcagttaattcaatctgtagaaaatggaggtatccaattaacgaacattgactcattcttgaatgcaatcaaatgcagctgggttaaaagatacctagataataccaatacgagtacatggaaactattctaccagaaaatcctaaaaaaatatggtgactctttactctttgaatgtaacatcaacaatactatcctacatgaaattgcaaacgaaaacatatttctgtctgatgttctatcagcatggagtgatgtcactcataatctagaaacccaaaacagcagtaaaactattttatggaacaataaagacataacttcaaacaataagacgtttttctataaagattggtttgaacgaagcataaaaaatgtcgaccaattatatgactacagaattaaggatttctactcttttgataatatatgctacatatacggaataccttcaaataattttctgaaatactacacactaatcaaaagcatacccatacatattaaatctgaaatcaatacaaataatacaccatgtactcaaacaacatttgtagaaaacatacttggaagaaaaaacaaaacaaataaaatattttacacactacaaattaaaaaccctacagaaaactccaaaatccaaaataaatggcaagtcctttttgaagaaaatgaacttaattggaaacacatatttaccatgccatataaagcaactattgaaagcacactgagaaattttcaatataaatacatccatagaattatagctacaaataaatatctctttaaatgcaaattatctaactcaaatctgtgtgacttctgcagtgaaaacattgaaactatagaacatcttttctgggagtgcaaacacatccagcctatttggaatcaattaatatcttttcttgaacaacatcaactaaacgttaaactatctttcttaaatgtaagtttcggaattaactcattgaaatcaatagactgtaataatattgtgaattttatggttatattgatgaaatattttatcttaaacatgaagtacaaaaaacaagtaccaaattttaattgttttgtccatagtcttaaactaaaaatccagattgagaaagaaatagccctcagaaatgacacattacaaatctttgaacaaaaatggaatcggattaaattctcataatgttttgtccacttatatacatttcactctaattctagtttatctctccaaaatagttttgtttatttttttttattattatttttttcaatctgacaagaccattgtgaatatacaacaaaacacacaagcccagtatgctttcttccgcctttacacaactcatcatttttcataactattcctctgttgttcttttcttttctctctaaaaaaatatatattatattagcatatcttgtataacatgtctgaactttattgcatTGTACAATCACcattgtatgatcatatacatgtttacattgtatgtgtgatattgaataaaaaaaaaataaaaataaaagttctgaaacatgcacattgataacattataagaaaagtcatttgataaaagtgaaagcatCTTCCGCGGCTTATGTATTGTGGTGCCAGGCACCAGTCGCTTGCGATGAGGGAACTGGCCGCAGCAAGCATGTTGGTGGAAGTTAGCCGAAGCTCGagaaaaaagttattgaagatcGTTGCGGGGTACAAGAATCTCGCTCTCTTGCTGCTGGACTGTTGACCAGATAATACTAATCTTCCAATACTAAGAATTCTAAGCAGAACTACAAGTCTCCACGTAACATAAGTATAATAGTTTTAAGTTGTTCTCTTGATAGACTACAAGTACGAGTACCCCAGATCAAAAGCATACCTAGAGAAACACTTTAGTATTGAtggaagctagtcaaaacggcccctagtaTTGATGACCGAGACTTGTTATTCATATCTGTTTACGATTGAAAATCTTGGTTAAAGTAATAATGTGGtccctttatatatatttttttaatttaaatgcatattcatgacgcatattcatgattcaaactttgtatgtagtctatttatgctttgtgaaaaaatgtgaaaaataaaataactcgtTTACATTTCTCACAAAAGTACTGTTGttcaatgtatacctaatgttccagatcaaatgacaacctcccagggagatcatcatgcactggcgagggtcaggctcacagaacatgaaaattatcgtgaagaaggaattttcctcttcagatattgagagaattattgacattttcaagagtaaaaagaacagagttcttaagctgtaaagtccagaacatgtctgagttatgtgcccttgaaatgttctttgtttataaatgttattcctgtggtaaagaagtgttgggaccaggtattttagttcagcgattttcctccttctttataaagtaccggtaaacggcactttcccacaaaataaatacaaatttcccaattgctgtccttaaattcccaattaaagttataaaaaaaaaaaaaaaaaaacattttttttttttgtttttttaaagcaacatttagttagtttccctttgcagctttatggcttgaacctaggtttatataatattgacagcttgaaaacacttgtttatcaattttaaagtatttgggagcaaaaaatcaaatacaccaatttcccaatttgaggttttcacgactcgatttttcccaattttgaggttttcacgactcgatttttcccaattggaccggtacaggtacttttcccaattggacaaggaaaatcgctgtagttgcatttggtacatgaatgttttgcaaatcagatatgtgtatatgtgttgttattgtatcaaatacagtattcatagaaggaaaatatgcctttattgcattatttaaggaaattttgataatattcaagtgtttaacatgatttaactatactaatgcattgaactttttatttcacaattttaagaagttcccAACTCGTTTTTTCACACATTTAAGAAGTtcccgactcaatttttcacaattttgaaaaaatcgcgactaaatattcacaattttgacaagttcgcaactcaatttttcacaaagtgaggggccagggccgctgCACATAGTCaggaaaaaaaagccctgacCCGCAAgctaaatataattacaacaaatatggccgacattgtacctgacagattgggtcgtttaaaaaaacaagagggcaaggatggccctagttcactcacctgagaggagttggttcattcaatctttaccaaatgtcaaactttacctagatattgtctagacaagttttatcattattgaaccaaaactctggcgcatggagtgtttttatttttgtaagatttgacctggttacttatattttgagttgacccccctatccaaacatcaaactttgcttacaaaaataaatatgaccaagattcattaaatctgaaacaaaactgtgacctctagagtgtttacaaggattttgaataatataattaaaatttggacaatctaaggtcaataattatggcatttattatgtgattttgctcattatcaaacttgactgagatctttcagcaactttgataaagaatgcttgagaaatgtgaatgttagagtgtttacaaaccaaatgtggacggacggacggcggacaaagaccaatcctaaaacctcacctgagcaatcaggtgagctaaaaagtgtgttaccaatctgagccatttttcggcgtaagctgtattaagccagctttttaccttagcctgacctttgttagcgtccaatagaattcaaataaaacttcctgCGGCCaggtacagatgaatacacttcattgactgcattggctgatttgagaatacgaccagcacattggaaacatgtccgcgtctttgtaacactgttttactgcgtgttaagcatgaaacaattttatatctaatgaaaaggcttaatagatagatcAGTtatacactcaatctcgacatcaatacagtttgtgcgtccaccttttattttcagaagattttcagcacgagaacgtttgcacttaaaggctattttctcatatttagtactaacttccatattcctgtcaacatgttaacatgttaaagtatagagagcagtggaagcgaagactcactttaatgtattgcatttcaactcgcgaggtatatcagATCAATTTgtggccactgtgtgtgaatgtcagagtttacatacaggtcatcgctgcgtctcaaccctatgtgctgatcggagttcgcggccaggaaaataatcattacataataaagacgctatagagtgaactggaattttctttagaccagacagatgttaaatgaagatatccagggatatcatatggtatgtttataatagattcttaatgtgttttacaacaataccatgataaatattgtttttaattaatttaacaagaattatgccatcatattgactaatgaattaagcatgagcgatactgttaatactcgaatcaaatagcaacgccagacaaaccacttaaacaggtttgtttgaagaacgcgcgtataaatattaaaaatatatacggatacttcgcgtgtggccggttgactcatatgttttaatttcacttccattcttcttttggttttctgttttgtatctatatgtttatgaccagcaatatgtaataatgtaaaataagccgcgaaaaatccgcgtatcatcccgtactgcatttgctgcagctaagaactgcacagaaaaagacattcgctatctttgatctcattcattgaagtctttacctttcattaactgcaaccacaatcaacgccgtatatctttttaaaagatatttcttgttcaaattgtccgagaaatcaataaaaccaatgtatggacaaaaattgtgacttttagagtgtttacaaggtttctctatagccaaataaggaaaactgccccgcccactggcgaccatatttttcaacggaacAGAACCACTTTTCAACTCAACTACATATCATTAgggcaaacattttgaaaaagttacatgaagattgggtataaaatgtgacttttacagtgtttacaaggtttttccttttttgacctagtgacctagtttttgacccagcatgacccagtttcgaacttgatcgagatatcattgggacaaatcttctgaccaagtttcatgaagatcggacaataaatatggcctctagagtgtttacgaacaaatgtggacggacgacggacaaagaccggtcacaaaagctcacctgagcaatcaggtgagctaaaaagcaatttgctatctTGAAAGAGAAAGATTCATAAACATATGTTGtacatattaatgtgactggagttaatgataaacgtcaactaatgcatggcagtgttgatatttatgaagaaaacgattcctggaaatacgaatgtcCAACGCTTAAAAATTGTGACCACTGTCAAGAATAACGTTAAGAACCTGTGTCACTTTcacaatttaatattgttggtCAGCAGTAAATGGGGATAAAGTGGATGTATGCTTGTGTAATGACTGTAGGCTAGCCATGTGAACGGATTATCGTACCGCAAAATCCATCACGTAAagacgtaaagaagagtcttcaacttttcaataaagttttgctatcaacacaaagcttgGAACAGaaaggtacatggattatgcaacAGTTTCATTGTTCACAATTGGAGTAAAGAAGATTTTGTAGggaaagtgcaccctgtcagtgatttttatgTCATAATCAGGctaatatttgctttcattttgaaaaagaaaatatgccatgtaaggaaaaagttgtgttgtaaatgcatggaaatgaaggacagcatatttgaattgtatgacaaagtaatgatgttttcctcaaacaaacaacaaaagtaTATTAAGTCCCAATTAttacaaggatatcagtaaaactgatggatgcttccCAATAATGCTTTGTCGATAAatggtttaattgtgtggaaaaaaaggatgaccttgagaaaatctattattagcatcggtgaacttgaccttgaccccagtgacctcataaaaaaggtagaggtccatgcaaggtacctacatcccaaatatgtaagagatcggtcaaatattgaaggctatatgagaaactgtaaccaaagtgtgatcttgaaaaaatctattattagcctcggtgaccttgaacttgaccccagt carries:
- the LOC127868788 gene encoding uncharacterized protein LOC127868788; this translates as MPSTQMSDQLPPTQQPSQLPPTGNRKRRRPSGEPHNQPSQNLPGLSQQPHQLPSTQMSTSCLPPNSPASCLPLPAINPASCLQTNSLASNLPTSCLTAINRTSCLIATNRTSCLTATNQTSCLTATNWTSCLTATNRTSCLTATNRTSCLTATNRTRCLTATNRTSCLTATNRTSCLTATNWTSCLSANNQATRCSLYDSLQQASQIWLFNRIK